In the Acropora muricata isolate sample 2 chromosome 10, ASM3666990v1, whole genome shotgun sequence genome, one interval contains:
- the LOC136887941 gene encoding putative leucine-rich repeat-containing protein DDB_G0281931, which translates to MINYAHCKDHWARFLVLKHIAVVTTMEKLVLFIWSFPIHCGSFKGLLHPHRDSYGLDTFMAIEGPDCLGRINEYPPFTLDTSFTPQQEREVLLNIYARANGRGWFMSSGWNDSTMGAHHCSWYGVTCHTNTSYVKTLSLPYNNLNGSLPSNIWKIRNLFSLCVPGNPGLHGNIQDLLFGNMSNLLTVVLRGSSLTGNIPDDFVKMKNLQNFIGGIMNGAGFSGHLPDDIGNMTDLRRLSIPGNNFTGKIPTSISRMKRLGHLNLRNNPGMMHGNLDDLFAISSLKILYVSGVHLSGKLPHVFPENLAQIFLPSNNISGELPRGTKPPFLNLANNQLTGDIPGHWLVSGTKKSLLDLSQNKFSSINEGKPWPDNSTAGAFSYLSFAENRNLSINFTSFMGLFKPTKLYLAGPSIFNASLCDITSPLPGNLFSMQELNICDLHGNNFYGPVPNFAEDTSLLTYLDLSSNNFTGAPPSAFQDLISLQYFDISGNPLMRNEHDTSFLFIPDFLRMTKPPHGDNFTCAEGRLTFNNGRIRLDPTFYDYKYCICDHGYYGDKGLCHKCMEGGICNRPTISSPEELKANTMKILKGYWPSPDPKNATHLVECPLMAACNPTGSCSCRLNTSPHNDNEHSGIHRSVSSLITTCDDSCICYPGNRDRFCSRCQQGFYKLGGLCFQCKHGDVIYYYIFIPIFSLSFLVLFWSLFYFNIRPMKWFAITALHFSIMLIMMLLEFLPAWVFKLNLVVFVLCMTSRGKNAQSLISVAVFYIQTTDFMVSSVNVWPPKVIAAQSYLSSYWNLVFPSLSCDLPSLFTPVGKLAFLLLLPIVCLTLVGVYFIVILIYNRYRPIERRMENVHFKCRQSAFFTLSFSYFPIVQQTLSNLRPCHNDQGVFYMPNEPWIECTSDTYYKLRALGIVSVIFYVVGFPLIVIFLMVRFLPKRNLMTPEDRKKLDVWLGPLYLPYKPKYQQYFEILMLIHRLILAVALSMISSSTLQTFIVWLVLMTSALIQIYLQPYQKHPRSTGSPTLNEQEKRKITLEQIFSENVMEPTVLLVLSMSFMVLRFSVLDENYVGVFVWLVMIINATVFVTLIGGILYRLVVLKGGGPLNEYTNMDQIGSTYSSSDTNEIDG; encoded by the exons ATGATAAATTATGCACATTGTAAGGACCATTGGGCACGCTTCCTCGTGCTAAAACATATAGCTGTTGTTACCACCATGGAGAAATTGGTTCTCTTCATTTGGTCCTTCCCTATTCATTGTGGATCATTTAAAGGCTTGCTACATCCTCATCGAGATTCTTACG gCTTGGATACCTTCATGGCCATCGAGGGACCTGACTGCCTAGGACGCATCAACGAATATCCCCCGTTTACATTAGACACATCCTTCACACCACAACAAGAAAGAGAAGTTCTGCTTAACATTTACGCTCGAGCAAATGGGAGAGGATGGTTCATGTCAAGTGGGTGGAATGACTCAACCATGGGTGCACACCATTGCTCCTGGTATGGCGTGACTTGTCATACAAACACATCATACGTAAAAACACTTTCGTTGCCTTACAACAACCTCAATGGGTCCCTTCCATCCAACATCTGGAAGATCCGTAACTTGTTCTCCCTTTGTGTACCTGGAAATCCTGGTCTCCATGGAAACATTCAAGACCTTCTATTTGGAAATATGAGTAATTTGTTGACTGTTGTACTACGCGGATCCTCGTTGACGGGGAACATTCCTGATgactttgtcaaaatgaaaaatctGCAGAACTTCATCGGAGGCATCATGAATGGCGCAGGATTCTCTGGTCACCTGCCAGACGACATTGGAAACATGACAGACCTGCGACGTCTTTCCATTCCAGGAAATAACTTTACTGGAAAAATACCGACAAGCATCTCTCGAATGAAAAGGCTAGGCCATCTTAACCTCCGAAATAATCCTGGCATGATGCACGGAAACCTGGATGACTTATTTGCGATTAGCTCATTGAAAATCTTGTACGTATCCGGAGTTCATCTGAGTGGAAAATTACCCCATGTATTTCCAGAAAATTTAGCGCAAATTTTCTTACCTAGCAACAACATATCAGGAGAGCTCCCGAGGGGTACCAAACCACCTTTCTTAAACCTTGCGAACAACCAGCTTACTGGGGATATCCCTGGCCATTGGCTAGTTTCGGGAACGAAAAAATCGTTGTTAGACTTGTCACAGAACAAATTTTCATCAATCAACGAAGGAAAACCATGGCCTGATAACTCCACTGCTGGCGCTTTTTCGTATCTATCCTTCGCAGAAAATCGCAACTTGTCAATCAATTTCACGAGCTTTATGGGACTGTTTAAACCAACTAAACTTTATCTTGCTGGCCCATCAATTTTTAATGCAAGCCTTTGTGACATCACAAGCCCACTTCCTGGAAATTTGTTTTCCATGCAAGAACTGAATATCTGTGATTTACATGGTAATAACTTTTACGGACCTGTCCCAAATTTTGCCGAGGATACCTCTTTGTTGACGTACCTTGATCTCTCATCGAATAATTTCACAGGTGCTCCTCCAAGTGCATTTCAAGACCTCATTTCTCTACAGTATTTCGATATTTCCGGCAACCCTTTGATGCGAAACGAACACGACACTTCATTTTTGTTCATCCCTGACTTCTTACGGATGACAAAACCTCCCCATGGAGACAACTTTACATGTGCAGAAGGACGTCTTACGTTTAACAACGGACGCATACGTTTAGATCCAACATTTTATGACTACAAGTACTGCATCTGCGACCATGGTTACTATGGGGACAAAGGGCTGTGCCATAAATGTATGGAGGGAGGAATCTGCAATAGACCCACCATCAGCTCACCGGAAGAGCTAAAGGCTAACACGATGAAGATCTTGAAAGGTTATTGGCCATCACCCGATCCTAAAAATGCCACTCATTTGGTGGAATGTCCACTGATGGCTGCCTGCAATCCAACAGGTTCCTGTAGTTGTCGTCTCAACACATCGCCCCATAATGACAACGAACACTCTGGCATTCACCGTTCCGTGTCATCGCTCATCACAACTTGTGATGATTCTTGCATCTGCTACCCCGGAAACAGAGACAGATTCTGTTCCCGTTGCCAACAGGGATTCTATAAACTTGGGGGACTTTGCTTTCAGTGCAAACATGGTGACGTAATCTACTATTATATTTTCAttccaattttttctttgtcttttctcGTTTTGTTCTGGTCATTATTTTACTTCAATATCCGTCCCATGAAATGGTTTGCCATCACTGCGCTTCATTTCTCGATAATGTTGATCATGATGCTGCTAGAATTTCTTCCTGCGTGGGTCTTCAAATTAAACTTGGTTGTCTTTGTGCTGTGTATGACGAGCAGAGGAAAAAACGCTCAATCGCTTATCAGCGTTGCAGTATTTTACATTCAAACAACAGACTTCATGGTTTCCAGCGTCAACGTATGGCCTCCAAAGGTGATTGCAGCTCAAAGTTACTTAAGTAGCTACTGGAATTTGGTCTTTCCTTCACTTTCCTGTGATTTACCCTCCCTGTTTACTCCAGTTGGAAAGCTTGCTTTTTTGCTTCTCTTACCAATAGTGTGCTTGACATTGGTGGGtgtttatttcattgttatCCTAATTTATAACAGATATCGTCCCATCGAAAGACGCATGGAAAATGTTCACTTCAAATGTCGCCAAAGCGCTTTCTTTACTCTTAGCTTCAGCTACTTTCCAATTGTGCAACAGACACTTTCCAACTTACGTCCATGTCACAACGATCAGGGTGTTTTCTACATGCCAAACGAGCCATGGATAGAGTGCACCTCAGACACCTACTACAAGCTGAGAGCACTTGGCATAGTGTCTGTCATCTTCTATGTGGTTGGATTTCCTttgattgtcatctttcttatGGTTCGCTTCCTTCCAAAGAGAAACTTGATGACTCCCGAAGATCGCAAGAAACTCGACGTCTGGCTTGGACCACTCTACTTACCGTACAAACCAAAGTACCAGCAGTACTTCGAGATCCTCATGCTTATTCACAGATTGATTCTTGCTGTCGCCTTGTCCATGATTTCGTCATCGACTCTGCAAACGTTTATTGTTTGGCTCGTCCTCATGACGTCGGCTCTTATCCAAATATATCTACAGCCGTATCAAAAACACCCTAGAAGTACTGGTTCACCAACTTTAAATGAGCAAGAGAAGCGCAAGATCACACTGGAACAAATTTTCAGTGAGAATGTGATGGAGCCCACAGTGTTACTTGTGCTTTCCATGTCCTTTATGGTGCTGAGGTTTTCGGTCCTGGACGAAAATTACGTCGGTGTTTTCGTTTGGCTGGTCATGATCATCAATGCAACAGTCTTTGTCACTCTTATAGGCGGCATCCTCTATCGCCTTGTTGTGCTGAAAGGTGGGGGACCCCTGAATGAATATACCAACATGGATCAGATTGGAAGCACTTATTCAAGCAGCGACACAAACGAAATAGATGGGTAG